One window of Desulfarculus baarsii DSM 2075 genomic DNA carries:
- a CDS encoding replication-associated recombination protein A, producing MSLFERESGNVSSGVAPLAERMRPRAIDEIVGQNHLLGPGKALRRLLEEGRPISLILWGPPGTGKTTLARLLAQLWDTDFTEFSAVLSGVADVRRAVEEARAKLKGGRRTTLFVDEIHRFNKSQQDAFLPHVESGVITLVGATTENPSFEVAPALLSRLRVLVLHPLEEDHLALILERALADAERGLGGRDVELTPEAKQHMIQAAYGDARRLLGTLEVAVEAAPLGLGGLKRIDQALAEDAVGRRMLRYDKAGEEHYNLISALHKSLRGSDVDAALYWLTRMLEAGEDPHFILRRLTRFACEDVGLADSYALNQLVAAWSAFDKIGLPEADLMLAQAVVYLALAPKSNAVYAAMKAVRDDVRRFGPLEVPLQIRNAPTKLMKNLDYGKGYEYPHDFAEAMVGQEYMPPELVGKRYYHPTQRGREKFIGERMAQIVQARARLRKKEKGDETT from the coding sequence ATGAGCCTTTTCGAGCGCGAATCCGGCAATGTTTCGTCCGGCGTGGCCCCCTTGGCCGAGCGCATGCGCCCAAGGGCCATCGACGAGATCGTCGGCCAGAACCACCTGCTGGGCCCGGGCAAGGCCCTGCGGCGTCTGCTGGAGGAAGGCCGGCCCATCTCGCTGATCCTCTGGGGACCGCCCGGCACGGGCAAAACGACCCTGGCCCGGCTGCTGGCCCAGCTGTGGGACACCGATTTCACCGAGTTTTCGGCGGTGCTCAGCGGCGTGGCCGACGTGCGCCGGGCGGTGGAAGAGGCTAGGGCCAAACTCAAGGGTGGCCGGCGCACCACGCTTTTTGTCGATGAAATCCATCGCTTCAACAAAAGCCAGCAAGACGCCTTTTTGCCCCACGTGGAATCGGGCGTGATCACCCTGGTGGGCGCCACCACCGAAAACCCCAGCTTCGAGGTGGCCCCGGCCTTGTTGTCGCGGCTGCGCGTGCTGGTGCTGCATCCGCTGGAAGAAGACCATCTGGCGCTGATCCTGGAGCGCGCCCTGGCCGACGCCGAGCGCGGCCTGGGCGGCCGCGACGTGGAGCTGACCCCGGAGGCCAAACAGCATATGATCCAGGCGGCTTATGGCGACGCCCGCCGTCTGCTGGGCACGCTGGAGGTGGCCGTGGAGGCCGCGCCGCTAGGCCTGGGCGGGCTCAAGCGCATCGACCAGGCCCTGGCCGAGGACGCCGTGGGCCGGCGCATGCTGCGCTACGACAAGGCCGGCGAGGAACACTACAACCTGATCAGCGCCCTTCACAAATCCCTGCGCGGCTCCGACGTGGACGCGGCGCTCTATTGGCTGACCCGCATGCTCGAAGCCGGCGAGGATCCCCACTTCATTCTGCGGCGGCTGACCCGTTTCGCCTGCGAAGACGTGGGCTTGGCCGATTCATACGCTCTTAATCAGCTGGTGGCCGCCTGGTCGGCATTTGACAAGATCGGCCTGCCCGAGGCCGACCTGATGCTGGCCCAGGCCGTGGTTTACCTGGCCCTGGCCCCCAAATCCAACGCCGTCTACGCGGCCATGAAGGCCGTGCGCGACGACGTGCGGCGTTTCGGCCCGCTGGAGGTTCCGCTACAGATCCGCAACGCCCCGACCAAGTTGATGAAAAACCTCGATTACGGCAAGGGCTATGAATATCCGCACGACTTTGCCGAGGCCATGGTCGGCCAGGAATACATGCCGCCCGAGCTTGTCGGCAAGAGATACTATCACCCCACCCAGCGGGGCCGCGAAAAGTTCATCGGCGAGAGGATGGCCCAGATCGTCCAGGCCAGGGCGCGCTTGCGCAAGAAGGAAAAAGGCGACGAGACTACTTGA
- the dxs gene encoding 1-deoxy-D-xylulose-5-phosphate synthase encodes MQPSEQTTYEILAKIDSPADVKKLSLDQLKQLADEVRRFIIAHVVETGGHLAPSLGVVELTLALHAVFDCPNDKIVWDVGHQTYAHKIITGRRDQFCTLRQLDGLSGFPKRRESAYDAFDTGHSSTSISAALGMAVGKRLRGASGKVLAVIGDGSLTGGMAYEGLNQAGFLNEDLIVVLNDNGMSIAPNVGALSKFVSRSLSGGAYQRFRKELERFLKNMPGVGENLVELARRAEESFRAFFSPSMLFEAFRFNYVGPVDGHDLGRLINVFGNVAPIKGPHLIHVITQKGKGYRPAEENPAHFHGVGKIAQPPATADCGLIPPPKPKIQTYTEVFGRTMVQLAKERRDIVAITAAMPEGTGLQSFAESYRDRFIDVGIAEQHAVTFAAGLACEGFRPVVAIYSTFMQRAFDQVVHDVCLPKLPVVLAMDRAGVVGEDGETHQGLLDLSFLRCAPNLSIMAPADENELRHMLFSALDHDGPTALRYPRGAGLGAHTDEPLRPLPWGKGQLLSDGGDVLLVGIGVGVELCRLAGVMLSAEGVSAAVVNARFVKPLDDELICQLAQRCGRVVTVEENMLAGGFGAAVLEALAAHGLRPKTRLIGVNDRYVEHGAQGKLRQRLGLTPEAVAAAARALLA; translated from the coding sequence TTGCAACCCAGCGAACAAACCACATACGAGATTCTGGCCAAGATAGATTCGCCGGCCGATGTCAAGAAACTGAGCCTGGACCAGCTCAAGCAACTGGCCGACGAGGTGCGGCGCTTCATCATTGCCCACGTCGTCGAGACCGGCGGCCACCTGGCCCCCAGCCTGGGCGTGGTCGAGCTGACCCTGGCCCTGCACGCGGTCTTTGATTGCCCCAACGACAAAATCGTCTGGGACGTGGGCCACCAGACCTACGCCCACAAGATTATCACCGGTCGGCGCGACCAATTCTGCACCCTACGCCAACTCGACGGGCTTTCGGGCTTTCCCAAGCGCCGCGAAAGCGCCTACGACGCCTTTGACACTGGGCATTCGTCGACGAGCATCTCGGCGGCGCTGGGCATGGCCGTGGGCAAACGCCTGCGCGGCGCTTCGGGCAAGGTGTTGGCGGTCATCGGCGATGGCTCACTGACCGGCGGCATGGCCTACGAGGGCCTCAATCAGGCCGGCTTTCTGAACGAAGACCTGATCGTCGTGCTCAACGACAACGGAATGTCCATCGCCCCCAACGTGGGCGCGCTGTCCAAGTTCGTCAGCCGTTCGCTCTCGGGCGGGGCCTATCAGCGCTTCCGCAAGGAGCTGGAGCGATTTCTTAAAAACATGCCTGGAGTTGGCGAAAATCTTGTGGAATTGGCGCGCAGGGCCGAGGAGTCGTTCCGCGCCTTTTTCTCGCCCAGCATGCTTTTCGAGGCCTTTCGCTTCAACTACGTCGGCCCGGTGGATGGCCACGATCTGGGCCGGTTGATCAATGTTTTCGGCAATGTCGCGCCGATCAAGGGCCCCCACCTGATCCACGTCATCACCCAAAAAGGCAAGGGCTATCGGCCGGCCGAGGAAAACCCGGCCCATTTCCACGGCGTGGGCAAAATAGCCCAGCCGCCGGCCACGGCCGATTGCGGCCTCATCCCGCCGCCCAAGCCCAAAATCCAGACCTACACCGAGGTCTTTGGCCGGACCATGGTCCAATTGGCCAAGGAGCGCCGCGACATCGTGGCCATCACCGCGGCCATGCCCGAAGGCACCGGCTTGCAGTCCTTTGCCGAATCATACCGCGACCGCTTCATCGACGTGGGCATCGCCGAGCAACACGCCGTGACCTTCGCCGCCGGCCTGGCCTGCGAGGGCTTCCGGCCGGTGGTGGCCATCTACAGCACGTTCATGCAGCGGGCTTTTGACCAGGTCGTCCACGACGTCTGCCTGCCCAAGCTGCCGGTGGTGCTGGCCATGGACCGGGCCGGCGTGGTGGGCGAGGACGGCGAGACGCACCAGGGGCTCTTGGACTTGAGCTTTCTGCGCTGCGCGCCCAATCTTTCGATCATGGCCCCGGCCGACGAAAACGAACTGCGGCACATGCTCTTTTCGGCGCTCGATCACGACGGCCCCACGGCGTTGCGCTATCCGCGCGGCGCGGGGCTTGGCGCGCACACCGACGAGCCCCTGCGCCCGTTGCCCTGGGGCAAGGGCCAGTTGCTCAGCGACGGTGGCGACGTGTTGCTGGTGGGCATCGGCGTGGGCGTGGAGCTTTGCCGGCTGGCCGGGGTGATGCTGTCGGCCGAGGGCGTGTCGGCGGCGGTGGTCAACGCCCGCTTTGTCAAACCGCTGGACGACGAACTGATCTGCCAGCTAGCCCAGCGTTGCGGCCGGGTGGTCACCGTCGAGGAAAACATGCTGGCCGGTGGTTTCGGCGCGGCCGTGCTGGAGGCCTTGGCCGCCCACGGCCTGCGGCCCAAGACGCGCCTGATCGGCGTCAACGACCGCTATGTCGAGCACGGCGCCCAGGGCAAACTGCGCCAGCGTCTGGGCCTGACCCCCGAGGCCGTGGCCGCCGCGGCCAGGGCGCTGTTGGCCTGA
- a CDS encoding TlyA family RNA methyltransferase, translating into MASRTRLDQRLVELGLAPSRAKAQALIMAGLARIDGQTARKPGQSVEPEAAVSVDGPEHPYVSRGGLKLAGALDHFGLDPAGLSCLDVGASTGGFTDCLLQRGAAEVTAVDVGYGQLAWKLRVDPRVKAIERQNVRHMAIEVAPGPYGLIVMDVSFIGLRLVLPNITPRLALGGRLLAMVKPQFEAGREHVGSGGVVRDAAARQQAVDGVADCLRELGLEVLGQCPSPILGPKGNVEIFLLAQKCAPSDARP; encoded by the coding sequence GTGGCCAGCCGCACCCGCCTTGATCAACGCCTGGTGGAGCTTGGCCTGGCCCCCAGCCGGGCCAAGGCCCAGGCCCTGATCATGGCCGGCCTGGCCCGAATCGACGGCCAGACCGCGCGCAAGCCCGGCCAAAGCGTCGAGCCCGAGGCCGCCGTCAGCGTCGACGGCCCGGAGCACCCCTATGTCTCGCGGGGGGGGCTCAAGCTGGCTGGCGCGCTGGATCATTTCGGCCTCGATCCGGCCGGATTGAGCTGCCTGGACGTGGGCGCCAGCACCGGCGGCTTCACCGACTGTCTGCTGCAACGGGGCGCTGCCGAGGTCACGGCCGTGGACGTGGGCTATGGTCAGTTGGCCTGGAAGCTGCGCGTGGACCCTCGGGTGAAGGCAATCGAGCGACAGAATGTGCGCCACATGGCCATTGAAGTGGCCCCCGGCCCCTACGGGCTGATCGTCATGGACGTGTCATTCATCGGCCTGCGCCTGGTGCTGCCCAACATCACGCCCCGCCTGGCCTTGGGCGGCCGGCTGCTGGCCATGGTCAAGCCCCAGTTCGAGGCCGGCCGCGAGCACGTGGGCTCGGGCGGCGTGGTTCGCGACGCGGCCGCGCGCCAGCAGGCGGTGGACGGCGTGGCCGACTGCTTGCGCGAGCTGGGCCTGGAAGTGCTGGGTCAATGCCCCAGCCCCATCCTGGGCCCCAAGGGCAACGTGGAGATATTTCTGTTGGCCCAAAAATGCGCGCCATCCGACGCCCGGCCTTGA
- a CDS encoding LysE family transporter — MDGVSLATGMGLWGLGLSSFAIGFSGAVMPGPVLAMTITHSVRQGFWAGPLIVLGHGIIEVTLVAALLAGLGPLLGLDAVAGTIGVVGGLILLHMAVGMLRGLPRASLAAVTSGQGAVKRGPVADGLLLSAANPYFILWWATVGLSLLVVARDPRWGALGVVVFYLGHISADLVWYGLVSLAVAKGRRWLSDGIYRVIIGCCAVTLLGFSVYFGVGAARMLLGLWG, encoded by the coding sequence ATGGACGGCGTATCTCTGGCAACCGGCATGGGCCTGTGGGGCCTGGGGCTCAGCTCGTTCGCCATCGGTTTTTCCGGGGCGGTGATGCCTGGGCCGGTGCTGGCCATGACCATCACCCACAGCGTGCGTCAGGGCTTTTGGGCCGGGCCGCTGATCGTTTTGGGCCACGGGATCATCGAAGTGACGCTGGTGGCGGCGCTGTTGGCCGGGCTGGGGCCTTTGCTGGGCCTGGACGCCGTGGCCGGAACCATCGGCGTGGTGGGCGGGCTGATCTTGCTGCACATGGCCGTGGGCATGCTGCGCGGCCTGCCGCGCGCCAGCCTGGCGGCGGTGACCAGCGGGCAGGGCGCGGTCAAGCGGGGGCCGGTGGCCGACGGCCTGCTCCTCAGCGCGGCCAATCCTTATTTCATTTTGTGGTGGGCCACGGTGGGGCTGTCGCTGCTGGTGGTGGCCCGCGATCCGCGCTGGGGCGCTTTGGGCGTGGTGGTGTTTTATCTGGGCCACATCAGCGCCGATCTGGTGTGGTACGGTTTGGTCTCGCTGGCGGTGGCCAAGGGCCGGCGCTGGCTCAGCGATGGAATATATCGCGTGATCATCGGCTGTTGCGCGGTGACGCTTTTGGGCTTCAGCGTCTATTTCGGCGTGGGCGCGGCGCGGATGTTGCTGGGGCTATGGGGCTGA
- a CDS encoding two-component system sensor histidine kinase NtrB, whose amino-acid sequence MKPGAESVAGQRRQPEISGEQSFQLVEYYSVTSLVIILLFALVIAWTVSRRNTEMVIAKQGQFAQLLAENLNHQVMNRFVVTALREYGGVNVGQPEQFKLLDAVVRNTIPLATDDTQTFRVLKVNILDLDGNIIYSTQPEYIGRVGDESGAFRIASSGGSYNSLQPGVEMFTLGPGPKRTMRTLLPLRDQRRRTAELGPPRAVFELEMDVSEDFQQVWHGQLLVMAALMVMMVVLFVILRTIVMRGQRVMARQTEERAQLLEQLNQSERLASLGRMIAGVAHEIRNPLGIIRSTAELLGSRADSASKPLAGVIVEESNRLNQIVTEFLDFARPQRPNLTPVFLDEVLGRNLLVLEPEIKRLGIVVQRDFKAQPLIVVGDADLLYRAFLNIFNNAVQAMEQGGELRVSTFVEAHDGVDWGVVSVDDSGPGIDPEARAKILEPFFTTKEKGTGLGLSIVNSIVASHGGKLSIESSPLGGARIKVRLALAQQ is encoded by the coding sequence TTGAAACCAGGGGCCGAAAGCGTCGCGGGCCAGCGGCGGCAGCCGGAAATTTCCGGCGAACAGTCATTCCAGTTGGTGGAGTATTACTCGGTCACCAGCCTGGTGATCATCCTGCTTTTCGCTCTGGTCATCGCCTGGACGGTCAGCCGGCGCAACACCGAGATGGTCATCGCCAAGCAGGGCCAGTTCGCCCAGCTTTTGGCCGAAAACCTCAACCACCAGGTGATGAACCGCTTCGTGGTCACGGCCTTGCGCGAATACGGCGGGGTCAACGTGGGCCAGCCCGAGCAGTTCAAGCTGCTCGACGCCGTGGTGCGCAACACCATCCCCCTGGCCACCGACGACACCCAGACCTTCCGCGTGCTAAAGGTCAACATCCTCGATCTCGATGGCAACATCATCTACAGCACCCAGCCCGAATACATCGGCCGGGTGGGCGACGAGAGCGGGGCCTTCCGCATCGCCTCGTCAGGCGGCTCGTACAACTCGCTTCAGCCGGGCGTGGAGATGTTCACCCTGGGGCCGGGGCCCAAACGAACCATGCGCACGCTCTTGCCCCTGCGCGACCAACGCCGCCGCACGGCCGAGCTTGGCCCGCCCCGGGCCGTGTTCGAGCTGGAGATGGACGTCAGCGAGGATTTCCAGCAGGTCTGGCACGGCCAGCTTTTGGTCATGGCCGCGCTGATGGTGATGATGGTGGTGCTCTTTGTCATCTTGCGCACTATCGTCATGCGCGGCCAGCGAGTGATGGCCCGCCAGACCGAGGAGCGGGCCCAGCTTCTGGAGCAGCTCAATCAATCCGAACGCCTGGCCTCGCTGGGACGCATGATCGCCGGCGTGGCCCACGAGATCCGCAACCCCCTGGGCATCATCCGCTCCACGGCCGAGCTTTTGGGTTCGCGGGCCGATAGCGCTTCCAAACCCCTGGCCGGGGTCATCGTTGAGGAGAGCAACCGCCTCAACCAGATCGTCACTGAGTTCCTCGACTTTGCCCGGCCCCAGCGGCCCAACCTGACGCCGGTGTTTCTCGACGAGGTGCTGGGCCGCAATCTGCTGGTGCTGGAGCCGGAGATCAAGCGCTTGGGCATCGTGGTCCAGCGCGATTTCAAGGCCCAACCGCTGATCGTCGTCGGCGACGCCGATCTGCTCTACCGCGCATTTTTGAATATCTTCAACAACGCCGTCCAGGCCATGGAGCAGGGCGGCGAACTGCGCGTGTCCACCTTCGTGGAGGCCCACGACGGCGTGGACTGGGGCGTGGTGAGCGTCGACGACAGCGGGCCGGGCATCGACCCCGAGGCCCGGGCCAAAATCCTCGAGCCGTTTTTCACCACCAAGGAAAAAGGCACTGGCCTGGGGCTTTCCATCGTCAACAGCATCGTGGCCAGCCACGGCGGCAAGCTTTCCATCGAATCCAGCCCCTTGGGCGGCGCGCGGATCAAGGTGCGGCTGGCCTTGGCGCAACAATGA
- a CDS encoding patatin-like phospholipase family protein produces MKRDNATYGVDLVLGGGGARGFAHVGVLEVLWDGGVPVRSIIGASAGALAGGAFAAGLTPDRMRAKVIEYAGSHLARDAKLRSLVTSSENGSASSLVDKVGRLFVQSWLLRSFLMGPSVMGGQFFQESVDFFLPDARIEDLPLPFACVATDVHSGEPVVFDRGPLRKAVLASSAVPGIAPLVNVGGRWLMDGGVACLIPTACARRRGHEKIVAVNVDRDVFSDGIPDQALETYLRAGEIQSYHLARRMLRDADLVIEPDVGEVHWADFMAGELLMERGRAATRPALEQVRALLRPESPWRRVKKALGFAS; encoded by the coding sequence ATGAAGCGCGACAACGCAACCTACGGCGTGGATTTGGTTTTGGGCGGCGGCGGGGCCAGGGGCTTCGCCCACGTGGGCGTGTTGGAGGTTTTGTGGGATGGCGGCGTGCCCGTTCGCTCGATCATCGGGGCCAGCGCCGGGGCCCTGGCCGGGGGGGCTTTCGCCGCCGGGCTCACGCCGGACCGGATGCGCGCCAAGGTCATCGAATACGCCGGATCGCACTTGGCCCGCGACGCCAAATTGCGCAGCCTCGTAACCAGCTCCGAAAACGGCTCGGCCAGCAGCCTGGTCGACAAAGTGGGCCGGCTTTTCGTGCAGAGCTGGCTTTTGCGCTCGTTTTTGATGGGCCCTTCGGTGATGGGCGGCCAGTTTTTCCAGGAATCGGTCGACTTTTTTCTGCCGGATGCGCGCATCGAGGATCTGCCGCTGCCCTTTGCCTGCGTGGCCACCGACGTGCACAGCGGCGAGCCGGTGGTTTTCGATCGTGGGCCCTTGCGCAAGGCCGTGTTGGCCAGTTCGGCCGTGCCGGGCATCGCGCCGCTGGTCAACGTGGGCGGCCGCTGGCTGATGGACGGCGGCGTGGCCTGCCTGATCCCCACGGCCTGCGCCCGGCGGCGGGGCCACGAAAAGATCGTGGCCGTCAACGTCGACCGCGACGTGTTTTCCGATGGCATCCCCGATCAGGCCCTGGAAACATATCTGCGGGCCGGCGAGATTCAATCGTATCACCTGGCCCGGCGCATGCTGCGCGACGCCGATTTGGTCATCGAGCCCGATGTGGGTGAGGTGCACTGGGCCGACTTCATGGCCGGCGAACTGCTCATGGAACGGGGCAGGGCGGCGACCAGGCCGGCCCTGGAGCAAGTGCGCGCGCTCTTGCGCCCGGAGAGCCCCTGGCGGCGGGTCAAAAAGGCGCTGGGGTTTGCTTCATGA
- the rpsU gene encoding 30S ribosomal protein S21, whose product MQVQVMDNNVEKAIKALKRKLTKEGVFRQLKEKRWHEKPSDMRRRKQRQARRRMRRQIARARARAEARRHF is encoded by the coding sequence GTGCAGGTCCAAGTCATGGACAACAATGTCGAGAAGGCCATCAAGGCCCTTAAGCGCAAGCTGACCAAGGAAGGCGTCTTCCGTCAGCTCAAGGAAAAGCGCTGGCATGAAAAGCCCTCCGACATGCGTCGGCGCAAGCAGCGTCAGGCGCGTCGGCGCATGCGCCGGCAAATCGCCAGGGCCCGGGCTCGCGCCGAGGCGCGTCGGCATTTCTAG
- a CDS encoding aminopeptidase, protein MAKLSKKKLDELNEKLLYQPKNIWETSSDAQRKEIMALAERYKRFLSVAKTERLAVTEIKRQALEADFAPLGAKAKGKRWFLEFRGKMAALVVLGKEPATAGLRIIGAHLDAPRLDLKMNPLYEDQGLAFLKTHYYGGVKKYQWLARPMALLGVVCAKDGRVVPLALGEDPDGPVFTVLDVLPHLSRRSQGEKKVNEAFEAERMNLLIAGLPLDSDEKGEKVKMAVLQRLYDEYGLTEHDLISAELEIVPAGPARDVGLDRAFVGGYGQDDRAAAFAAMAAILDLQNPLHTAVALFVDKEEVGSEGATGARSRVFELMVSSILEAAGQPADYLAVRRVLAASQAISADAAAALDPDYPELHEKRNAALLGHGVALSKYTGSGGKYSTSDADAEYVAWIRSVWDGAGAPWQVAAMGKIDEGGGGTIAKFLAEHGMEVIDAGPPLLSMHSPFEIGHKADIHAARQAFLAFYQAAARRLD, encoded by the coding sequence ATGGCCAAGCTGAGCAAGAAAAAACTTGACGAGTTGAATGAGAAACTGCTCTATCAGCCCAAAAATATTTGGGAAACATCTTCCGACGCCCAGCGCAAGGAAATCATGGCCCTGGCCGAACGCTACAAGCGTTTTTTGAGCGTGGCCAAGACCGAACGCCTGGCCGTGACCGAAATCAAGCGCCAGGCCCTGGAGGCCGACTTCGCGCCCCTGGGCGCCAAGGCCAAGGGTAAACGCTGGTTTCTGGAATTTCGCGGCAAGATGGCGGCGCTGGTGGTTTTGGGCAAGGAGCCGGCGACGGCGGGCCTGCGCATCATCGGCGCGCACCTGGACGCCCCGCGCCTGGACCTGAAGATGAACCCGCTTTACGAAGACCAGGGCCTGGCCTTCCTGAAGACGCATTACTACGGCGGCGTCAAGAAATACCAGTGGCTGGCCCGGCCCATGGCCCTGCTGGGCGTGGTCTGCGCCAAGGATGGTCGGGTCGTGCCCCTGGCCCTGGGCGAGGATCCCGACGGCCCGGTGTTCACCGTGCTCGACGTTTTGCCCCACCTCAGCCGGCGCAGCCAGGGCGAAAAAAAGGTCAACGAGGCCTTCGAGGCCGAGCGCATGAACCTGCTGATCGCCGGGTTGCCGCTGGATAGCGACGAAAAAGGCGAAAAGGTCAAAATGGCCGTGCTTCAAAGGCTTTACGACGAATATGGCCTCACCGAGCACGACCTGATCAGCGCCGAGCTGGAGATCGTGCCGGCCGGGCCGGCCAGGGACGTGGGCCTGGACCGCGCGTTCGTCGGCGGTTACGGCCAGGACGACCGCGCCGCGGCCTTCGCGGCCATGGCGGCGATCCTGGACCTGCAAAATCCGCTTCACACCGCCGTGGCCTTGTTTGTCGACAAAGAGGAGGTGGGCTCGGAAGGGGCCACCGGCGCGCGCAGCCGCGTCTTCGAATTGATGGTATCCTCGATCCTCGAAGCCGCCGGCCAGCCGGCCGACTATCTGGCCGTGCGCCGCGTTTTAGCCGCCAGCCAGGCCATCAGCGCCGACGCCGCCGCGGCCCTGGACCCGGACTACCCCGAGTTGCACGAAAAGCGCAACGCCGCCCTCCTGGGCCACGGCGTGGCTCTGAGCAAATACACCGGCTCCGGCGGCAAATACTCCACCAGCGACGCCGACGCCGAATACGTGGCCTGGATCAGAAGCGTCTGGGACGGCGCGGGCGCGCCTTGGCAGGTGGCGGCCATGGGCAAGATCGACGAGGGAGGCGGCGGCACCATCGCCAAGTTTTTGGCCGAACACGGCATGGAGGTCATCGACGCCGGGCCGCCGCTGTTGTCGATGCATTCGCCCTTCGAGATCGGCCACAAGGCCGACATCCACGCCGCGCGCCAGGCCTTTTTGGCCTTCTACCAGGCCGCGGCCAGGCGTTTGGACTGA
- a CDS encoding glucose-6-phosphate isomerase (catalyzes the formation of D-fructose 6-phosphate from D-glucose 6-phosphate) — translation MANQPVRLDYGFCAAERLGAAAGLDDAALARLQAEFERAMTVVSAQKAAGKLGFMDLPFMGQDGLAPILAEAKRLGEFCENFVVLGIGGSALGATAVDMALGGCLRHAFARPAGAMRLFVADNSDPRMFAALLDNLDPRATAFNVVSKSGSTAETMSQYLAARQMLEQKLGREEALRRLVFTTDPQAGYLRKIIAAGDDIAVLSVPPNVGGRYSVLSAVGLLPLACAGHDVAALLEGAAQMAGRCQSPVLGENPALMLAALAVESFRRGRNIFVMMPYASDLLGLAQWFGQLWAESLGKAKALDGAEVHVGQTPVAAVGATDQHSQLQLYMEGPQDKLICFLTIDDYGRDLTIPALHPELTGLSYLGGQTMSRLIKAEATATAAALARQGRPSLSLRLPRIDANVIGQVFYLLELATVAAGAALGIDPLDQPGVELGKQLTYGLMGRQGFEDQAAQVRAMDAGDRFLI, via the coding sequence ATGGCCAACCAACCCGTGCGACTCGACTATGGATTCTGCGCCGCCGAGCGGCTCGGCGCGGCCGCCGGCCTGGACGACGCCGCCCTGGCCCGCTTGCAAGCGGAGTTCGAGCGGGCCATGACCGTGGTTTCCGCGCAAAAAGCCGCCGGCAAGCTGGGCTTCATGGATCTGCCCTTCATGGGCCAGGACGGCCTGGCCCCGATCCTGGCCGAGGCCAAGCGCCTAGGCGAATTTTGCGAGAATTTCGTTGTATTGGGCATCGGCGGCAGCGCCCTGGGGGCCACGGCTGTGGATATGGCCCTGGGCGGTTGCCTGCGCCACGCCTTTGCCCGGCCGGCCGGGGCCATGCGCCTTTTCGTGGCCGACAACTCCGACCCGCGCATGTTCGCGGCCCTGCTCGACAACCTCGACCCGCGCGCGACCGCCTTCAACGTCGTCAGCAAAAGCGGCTCCACCGCCGAGACCATGAGCCAATATCTGGCCGCCCGCCAGATGCTGGAGCAAAAGCTGGGCCGCGAGGAGGCCCTGCGCCGGTTGGTTTTCACCACCGATCCCCAGGCCGGCTATCTGCGCAAGATCATCGCCGCCGGTGACGACATCGCCGTGCTGAGCGTGCCGCCCAACGTGGGCGGCCGTTATTCGGTGCTCAGCGCCGTGGGTCTGTTGCCCCTGGCCTGCGCCGGCCACGACGTGGCGGCCCTGCTGGAGGGCGCGGCCCAGATGGCTGGGCGCTGCCAATCGCCGGTCTTGGGCGAAAACCCGGCGTTGATGCTGGCCGCCCTGGCCGTGGAGAGTTTCCGGCGGGGGCGCAATATTTTCGTGATGATGCCCTACGCCAGCGATCTGCTTGGCCTGGCCCAGTGGTTCGGCCAGCTCTGGGCCGAGAGCCTGGGCAAGGCCAAGGCCCTGGACGGCGCGGAAGTCCACGTCGGCCAGACGCCGGTGGCCGCGGTGGGCGCCACCGATCAGCACAGCCAGTTGCAGCTATACATGGAAGGCCCCCAGGACAAGCTGATCTGCTTCCTGACCATCGACGACTACGGCCGTGATCTGACCATCCCGGCCCTGCACCCCGAGCTGACCGGGCTGTCCTACCTGGGCGGCCAGACCATGAGCCGTCTGATCAAGGCCGAGGCCACGGCCACCGCCGCCGCCCTGGCCCGTCAGGGCCGGCCCAGCCTGAGCCTGCGCCTGCCGCGCATCGACGCCAACGTCATCGGCCAGGTTTTTTATCTGCTGGAACTGGCCACGGTGGCCGCCGGCGCGGCGCTGGGCATAGACCCGCTGGACCAGCCCGGCGTGGAGCTGGGCAAGCAATTGACCTATGGCCTGATGGGCCGCCAGGGCTTCGAAGATCAGGCCGCGCAGGTGCGGGCCATGGACGCCGGCGACAGATTTTTGATCTGA